In Lentilitoribacter sp. Alg239-R112, the following proteins share a genomic window:
- the gmk gene encoding guanylate kinase → MLVLSSPSGAGKSTIARSLLEQDKGLSLSVSVTTRQRRESEIAGTHYHFISIKEFERLRDSDGLLESAEVHGNFYGTPREEAEIALSEGRDMLFDIDWQGALQLQEKMAVDVVSIFILPPSFEELRARLNRRAEDSQEVIEKRLMNAAEEMSHWREYDYVVVNEDLNKAFGEVQAIVKAERLRRDRRPGLFDFVEKLSGR, encoded by the coding sequence ATGTTGGTGCTTTCATCACCTTCAGGTGCTGGAAAATCCACCATTGCTCGTAGTTTGCTTGAACAAGACAAAGGTCTTAGCCTTTCCGTGAGTGTGACGACGCGCCAAAGACGTGAAAGCGAGATTGCCGGTACACATTATCACTTCATATCGATTAAAGAATTTGAGCGTTTACGCGATAGTGACGGACTGTTGGAATCCGCCGAAGTACATGGAAATTTCTACGGAACGCCACGTGAAGAAGCTGAAATTGCGCTTTCAGAAGGTCGCGATATGCTTTTTGATATTGATTGGCAGGGAGCATTGCAGTTGCAGGAGAAAATGGCTGTTGATGTGGTTTCAATCTTTATCTTGCCTCCAAGTTTTGAAGAATTGCGCGCGCGCCTAAATAGACGTGCGGAAGACAGTCAGGAAGTGATTGAAAAACGGCTTATGAATGCGGCTGAGGAAATGTCTCATTGGCGCGAATATGATTATGTCGTCGTCAATGAAGATCTCAACAAAGCATTTGGCGAAGTACAAGCCATTGTGAAAGCAGAGCGATTGCGTCGCGACAGGCGGCCTGGTCTCTTTGATTTTGTCGAAAAACTATCGGGTCGTTAA
- a CDS encoding YicC/YloC family endoribonuclease: protein MAVSSMTGFASADGIYDNASWLWEIRSVNGKGLDVRLRLPSGFEALESQVRAASAKALKRGNIQISLNVKEQHSAELVVNQAALEQVMNIASQLSENTNIEKASVDGILNVRGVLEERQVERSQSDKDKLIAEMSVSFLECLDALVVARQSEGANLTSVLLDQMEQVALKVGAIVADPSRTQDAIRIRLKEQVRNLLEVNSDFDEDRLHTEAAILATKADLQEELDRLVTHIKAAKSLIKEGGAVGRRLDFLAQEFNRECNTVCSKSNAGAVTTIGLDLKVIIDQFREQIQNVE from the coding sequence ATGGCTGTTAGCTCGATGACAGGATTTGCCAGCGCAGATGGTATATATGATAATGCCTCGTGGCTTTGGGAAATTCGCTCAGTCAACGGCAAAGGATTAGATGTTCGTCTTCGACTGCCTTCTGGTTTTGAAGCTCTTGAGTCACAAGTGCGAGCAGCAAGTGCCAAAGCACTTAAGCGGGGCAACATTCAAATCTCCCTTAATGTTAAAGAGCAGCATTCAGCTGAGCTTGTTGTTAATCAGGCGGCATTAGAGCAAGTAATGAATATCGCTTCGCAGCTTTCTGAAAATACAAATATAGAAAAGGCCAGTGTTGACGGCATTCTAAATGTGCGCGGTGTATTGGAAGAACGGCAGGTCGAACGTTCTCAATCTGATAAAGATAAACTCATTGCTGAAATGAGCGTTAGCTTCTTAGAATGTTTGGATGCTTTAGTAGTTGCAAGACAATCCGAGGGGGCAAATCTTACGAGCGTGTTGTTAGATCAAATGGAGCAGGTTGCCTTAAAGGTTGGTGCAATCGTCGCTGATCCGTCGCGCACTCAAGATGCAATTCGCATAAGGCTGAAAGAACAGGTCCGCAATTTACTGGAGGTCAACTCAGATTTTGATGAGGACAGACTTCATACGGAAGCAGCAATTCTGGCCACAAAAGCTGACCTGCAAGAAGAACTTGATCGTCTTGTCACGCATATTAAAGCTGCTAAAAGCCTAATCAAAGAAGGTGGTGCAGTAGGTCGACGGCTCGATTTTTTAGCGCAGGAATTTAATCGTGAATGTAATACTGTTTGCTCAAAATCAAATGCTGGCGCGGTGACCACGATAGGCCTTGATCTTAAAGTCATCATAGATCAGTTTCGCGAACAAATTCAGAATGTGGAGTAG
- the mltG gene encoding endolytic transglycosylase MltG, translated as MNVDNNDQGRSRPIIPVSPTQALKPQKVPEPPKKVRSKRARSQTVVFLNFLMTMLFVITILAGGTLYFGKVLFEQKGPLKHTTSFVVRDGAGLATIANDLERSGLVTDARIFRYASSAILNGDSLKAGEYEIKAGSSMRQIMEILQSGKAILYSFTAPEGLTVFQIFERLKESEDLTGDLPEDLPEEGSLLPNTYNFSRGTTRAEIIAQMTTAQERAVERIWARRVADLPIETKEEMVTLASIVEKETGKADERPRVAGVFVNRLNKGMRLQSDPTIIYGIFGGEGKPSGRPIYRSDLDKKTEYNTYQIDGLPPTPIANPGLKAMEAVINPSRTEDLYFVADGTGGHAFATTLKEHNENVARWRKIEAARKKAAEAVAKEEEKSEN; from the coding sequence TTGAACGTAGATAACAATGACCAAGGGCGTAGCCGGCCAATAATCCCCGTGTCCCCGACGCAAGCATTAAAGCCGCAAAAGGTTCCTGAGCCGCCAAAAAAAGTGCGCTCAAAACGTGCGCGCTCTCAAACAGTTGTTTTTCTGAATTTTTTGATGACGATGTTGTTTGTTATCACCATTCTCGCAGGCGGTACGCTTTATTTCGGCAAAGTGCTTTTTGAGCAAAAGGGTCCGCTTAAACACACAACAAGTTTTGTCGTCCGCGATGGTGCAGGTTTGGCAACGATTGCCAATGATTTGGAGCGGTCTGGCCTTGTAACGGATGCACGAATATTTCGCTATGCGTCCTCTGCCATCCTTAACGGCGACTCGCTTAAAGCTGGCGAATACGAAATTAAAGCCGGTTCATCCATGCGACAAATCATGGAGATTTTGCAGTCAGGTAAAGCAATTTTATATTCGTTCACTGCGCCTGAAGGTTTGACCGTTTTCCAGATATTTGAGCGTCTAAAAGAGAGTGAAGATTTAACCGGAGATTTGCCTGAAGATTTGCCTGAAGAAGGCAGTCTTTTGCCAAATACCTATAATTTCTCGCGCGGGACTACACGTGCTGAAATTATTGCTCAGATGACAACAGCCCAAGAACGCGCGGTCGAGCGCATATGGGCGCGACGTGTGGCGGACCTGCCGATTGAAACCAAAGAAGAGATGGTTACTCTAGCCTCTATTGTTGAAAAAGAGACAGGTAAAGCCGATGAACGTCCACGTGTGGCAGGTGTGTTTGTAAACCGTCTTAACAAGGGTATGCGTCTACAATCTGATCCAACCATCATTTATGGAATATTTGGTGGCGAGGGTAAGCCATCGGGTCGGCCTATTTATCGTTCCGATTTGGACAAAAAGACCGAGTACAATACCTACCAGATCGATGGATTACCTCCCACACCTATTGCCAATCCAGGTTTGAAGGCGATGGAAGCTGTGATCAATCCATCTCGCACAGAGGACTTGTATTTCGTTGCCGATGGTACGGGTGGACATGCATTCGCTACGACACTAAAAGAGCATAATGAAAATGTTGCGCGATGGCGCAAAATTGAGGCGGCTAGGAAAAAAGCAGCTGAAGCTGTTGCAAAAGAAGAAGAGAAGAGTGAAAATTAG
- the fabF gene encoding beta-ketoacyl-ACP synthase II yields the protein MRRVVITGTGMLSPLGCGTEITWSRLLAGQNAAARISGFEVDDIAAQIACQIPTDTSQEGHYNADDWMEPKEQRKVDPFITYAVAAAKMALDDADWHPESDDDQFATGVLIGSGIGGLQGIVDAGYTLKDRGPRRISPFFIPGRLINLASGHVSIAHGLKGPNHSVVTACSTGAHAIGDASRLIALGDADVMVAGGAESPVCRISIAGFAACKALSTQYNDDPQRASRPYDIDRDGFVMGEGAGIMVLEELEHAKARGANIIAEVVGYGLSGDAYHITAPSEDGDGAYRCMKMALKRAGLDAGDVDYINAHGTSTMADTIELGAVERLVGENASKISMSSTKSAIGHLLGAAGSVEAIFSALAIRDNIVPPTLNLDNPAIETKIDLVPKVARKRNVDVALSNSFGFGGTNASLVLRRYA from the coding sequence GTGAGACGTGTCGTTATAACTGGTACTGGTATGTTATCTCCGCTTGGATGCGGAACAGAGATCACTTGGTCTCGATTACTTGCTGGACAAAATGCAGCAGCTCGTATTTCTGGTTTTGAAGTTGATGATATTGCAGCACAAATAGCTTGCCAGATTCCAACGGATACGTCCCAAGAAGGCCATTACAATGCTGATGATTGGATGGAGCCAAAAGAACAGCGCAAAGTTGATCCATTTATCACCTATGCAGTTGCCGCTGCAAAAATGGCTTTGGATGATGCTGACTGGCATCCTGAAAGTGATGATGATCAATTTGCAACCGGCGTTTTAATCGGGTCCGGTATTGGTGGTTTGCAAGGTATTGTCGATGCTGGCTATACGCTTAAAGATCGAGGCCCTCGCCGTATTTCGCCGTTTTTTATTCCCGGTCGCTTGATCAATCTAGCCTCAGGCCATGTTTCAATTGCTCACGGTCTTAAAGGTCCAAACCACTCTGTTGTAACAGCCTGTTCAACTGGCGCACACGCTATTGGCGATGCCAGTCGCTTAATTGCTCTAGGTGATGCTGATGTGATGGTTGCAGGTGGTGCGGAATCGCCTGTCTGCCGAATTTCCATTGCTGGCTTTGCAGCATGCAAGGCGTTATCAACGCAATATAACGATGATCCACAAAGAGCATCTCGCCCTTATGATATTGATCGTGATGGTTTTGTAATGGGCGAAGGCGCAGGTATTATGGTGCTTGAGGAACTTGAGCATGCAAAAGCACGAGGCGCAAATATTATTGCTGAAGTCGTGGGCTATGGCCTTTCTGGCGATGCATATCATATTACAGCCCCCTCAGAGGATGGGGATGGTGCTTATCGCTGCATGAAAATGGCGCTTAAACGTGCGGGACTTGATGCTGGCGATGTCGATTATATCAATGCTCATGGTACATCCACGATGGCAGATACGATCGAGTTGGGCGCTGTAGAGCGTTTAGTTGGTGAAAATGCGTCGAAAATATCAATGTCATCAACTAAGTCAGCTATTGGACACTTGCTCGGTGCTGCTGGTTCTGTTGAAGCCATTTTTTCCGCGTTAGCAATTCGCGATAACATTGTGCCGCCGACTTTGAACTTGGATAATCCTGCGATTGAAACCAAGATAGATTTGGTTCCAAAAGTTGCCAGAAAACGTAATGTTGATGTGGCTTTATCCAATTCCTTCGGCTTTGGTGGAACAAATGCATCGCTTGTCTTACGCAGATACGCATAA
- a CDS encoding acyl carrier protein, translated as MSEIADRVKKIVIEHLGVEEAKVGEGASFIDDLGADSLDTVELVMAFEEEFSIEIPDDAADTILTVGDAVKFIDKAKA; from the coding sequence ATGAGCGAAATTGCAGACCGCGTAAAAAAAATCGTTATTGAACACCTAGGTGTAGAAGAAGCCAAAGTGGGTGAAGGCGCAAGCTTCATTGACGATTTGGGCGCCGATTCACTCGATACTGTCGAGTTGGTCATGGCCTTTGAAGAAGAATTCAGCATTGAAATTCCAGATGATGCTGCTGATACAATTCTTACAGTGGGTGACGCTGTTAAATTTATCGACAAAGCTAAAGCATAA
- a CDS encoding TetR/AcrR family transcriptional regulator, which produces MKSNNLSSQDWIAAAFKALTAGGPQAIKVEAIARHLKVSKGSFYWHFANVDALKSQMLEHWYEMATSGIIANIDATSGKPEDKLTALVDLVSGNLSEAYGGVSVEAAIRDWGKYSKQVGDMIKKVDHQRLDFLIEQFAAYGYDGKNSRSCAAILYAGLIGLETLAAQEMADIRSDLHILLQRLL; this is translated from the coding sequence ATGAAATCAAATAATCTCTCATCTCAAGATTGGATTGCAGCGGCTTTCAAGGCGCTCACAGCTGGTGGTCCGCAAGCCATTAAAGTAGAGGCCATAGCCAGACATCTAAAAGTAAGCAAAGGCTCGTTCTATTGGCACTTTGCAAATGTTGACGCGTTAAAAAGCCAGATGCTTGAACATTGGTATGAAATGGCCACAAGTGGAATTATCGCAAATATAGATGCCACTTCCGGAAAGCCTGAGGATAAACTCACTGCACTTGTTGATCTTGTTTCAGGTAATTTAAGCGAAGCTTACGGGGGTGTTTCTGTGGAGGCTGCTATTCGTGATTGGGGAAAATATAGCAAACAAGTAGGTGATATGATCAAAAAGGTCGACCATCAGAGATTGGACTTTCTAATTGAGCAATTTGCTGCTTATGGGTATGATGGGAAAAACAGCCGATCCTGCGCGGCGATTTTGTATGCCGGTTTGATAGGGCTTGAGACCTTGGCAGCACAAGAGATGGCAGATATTAGATCAGATTTGCATATCTTGTTACAACGCTTGCTATAG
- the fabG gene encoding 3-oxoacyl-[acyl-carrier-protein] reductase: protein MFDLTGRKALVTGASGGLGEEIAKSLHARGAIVGIHGTRVEKLEALAAELGERVHIMPANMSNMDEVKALGKKAEEDMEGVDILVNNAGITRDGLFVRMSDENWDDVLQVNLTAVFHLTRELTHPMMRRRNGRIINITSVVGVTGNPGQANYCASKAGLIGFSKSLAQEVAPRGITVNCVAPGFIKSAMTDKLNDKQKDAIMGAIPMKKMGEGADIASAVTYLASDEAAYMTGQTLHVNGGMAMI, encoded by the coding sequence ATGTTTGATCTAACAGGGCGCAAAGCACTTGTAACAGGCGCAAGCGGTGGTTTGGGCGAAGAAATTGCCAAAAGCCTGCATGCACGTGGTGCAATTGTTGGCATTCACGGTACGCGTGTTGAAAAGTTAGAAGCGCTTGCTGCTGAACTCGGAGAACGTGTTCATATCATGCCAGCAAACATGTCCAATATGGACGAGGTAAAAGCGCTTGGCAAAAAAGCTGAAGAAGATATGGAAGGCGTTGATATTCTCGTCAACAATGCGGGTATCACGCGTGACGGTTTGTTCGTTCGTATGAGCGATGAAAATTGGGATGATGTATTACAAGTCAATCTCACAGCAGTTTTCCACCTAACACGCGAACTAACTCACCCAATGATGCGCCGCAGAAATGGTCGCATTATCAATATCACATCTGTTGTTGGTGTAACTGGTAACCCAGGCCAGGCAAACTATTGCGCATCAAAAGCCGGTCTTATTGGATTTTCTAAATCACTAGCTCAGGAAGTTGCACCACGCGGCATCACAGTCAATTGTGTGGCCCCCGGTTTCATCAAATCTGCAATGACAGATAAGCTGAATGATAAGCAAAAAGACGCCATCATGGGCGCTATTCCAATGAAAAAAATGGGAGAGGGTGCAGACATCGCTAGCGCTGTTACCTATCTTGCGTCAGACGAAGCTGCTTACATGACAGGGCAAACTCTGCATGTAAATGGCGGTATGGCAATGATCTAA
- the fabD gene encoding ACP S-malonyltransferase — protein MAIAMTFPGQGSQSVGMGKEWAENFPVAKAVFDEVDEALGEKLSQTMFEGPEDTLTLTANAQPALMAVSMAIVKVMEAEGFDLGKSVSFVAGHSLGEYSALCAAGMFSISDTAKLLRIRGNAMQAAVPAGEGAMAAIIGLEHSDVEAICAAASDQGSCQIANDNGGGQLVISGGKAAVEKAAGLATEKGAKRALMLPVSAPFHSSLMAPAADAMAQALADVAKDAPAVPLVANVRAAPVTDPDEIVKLLVEQVTGQVRWRESVGWFAANGVDTLFEVGSGKVLTGLARRIDRSLAGVAVNNPADLEAALEKLNS, from the coding sequence ATGGCAATTGCAATGACATTTCCGGGCCAAGGCAGTCAGTCCGTTGGCATGGGTAAAGAATGGGCGGAAAATTTTCCGGTCGCAAAAGCAGTATTTGATGAAGTCGACGAAGCGTTGGGTGAAAAACTATCTCAAACAATGTTTGAAGGTCCAGAAGATACGCTGACTTTGACAGCAAATGCGCAACCCGCTTTGATGGCTGTTTCAATGGCTATTGTTAAGGTGATGGAAGCGGAAGGTTTTGACCTTGGTAAATCAGTTTCTTTTGTTGCAGGTCATTCTTTGGGTGAATATTCAGCCCTATGCGCTGCTGGCATGTTCTCAATCTCAGACACAGCAAAACTGTTGCGCATTCGTGGCAATGCTATGCAGGCGGCAGTTCCGGCAGGTGAGGGCGCAATGGCAGCCATCATTGGTTTGGAACATAGTGATGTTGAGGCAATCTGCGCAGCCGCATCTGATCAGGGTAGTTGCCAGATCGCCAATGACAATGGCGGTGGGCAGCTTGTGATTTCCGGCGGTAAAGCTGCCGTTGAGAAAGCTGCAGGATTAGCAACCGAAAAAGGTGCAAAACGCGCTCTTATGCTGCCGGTATCCGCGCCGTTCCATTCTAGCCTAATGGCACCAGCCGCAGATGCTATGGCACAAGCTCTTGCGGATGTCGCAAAAGATGCACCTGCCGTACCGCTTGTTGCAAATGTACGAGCTGCCCCCGTCACTGATCCAGATGAGATCGTTAAATTGCTTGTGGAGCAGGTTACTGGACAGGTTAGATGGCGCGAAAGCGTTGGCTGGTTTGCCGCAAATGGTGTTGACACATTGTTTGAAGTCGGTTCAGGCAAAGTGCTAACAGGGCTTGCAAGGCGCATTGATCGGTCACTTGCAGGTGTCGCAGTAAACAATCCAGCCGACCTCGAGGCGGCTCTTGAAAAGCTGAATAGTTAA
- a CDS encoding aldo/keto reductase, with protein sequence MKMNILGRTDISVSEICLGTMTWGGNQNTEAEGHEQMDYAVEHGVNFFDTAEMYSVNPVAQHTQGNTERIVGTWFEKSGKRDEIVLATKVMGGGVKWIRDGGIPTRETIGEAIEASLQRMKTDYIDLYQVHWPTRGSIAFRQNWGFDATGQDKDKTIDEIHDILRGLEDAVKAGKVRAVGLSNETTWGTMQYLRLAKEHNLPRVATIQNEYSLLYRHYDLDLAEMSHHEDIGLLPYSPLATGILTGKYQNGEIPEGSRRSIEASLGGRFTARSEKATAKYLDLAKAHGLDPSQMAIAFCNSRAFVPSTIIGATKMDQLKTCIGAGGMSLSDEVLSGIDDINRHMPWTY encoded by the coding sequence ATGAAAATGAATATATTAGGTCGCACAGACATCAGTGTGAGCGAGATTTGTCTTGGCACCATGACTTGGGGCGGCAACCAAAACACCGAAGCAGAAGGCCATGAACAGATGGATTACGCTGTTGAACACGGTGTTAATTTTTTTGATACAGCCGAGATGTATTCAGTCAACCCGGTTGCCCAGCATACTCAAGGCAACACCGAACGCATTGTTGGTACATGGTTTGAAAAATCTGGAAAGCGTGACGAGATTGTACTGGCAACAAAAGTTATGGGTGGCGGGGTCAAGTGGATCCGCGACGGAGGGATACCGACGCGTGAGACTATCGGCGAAGCCATTGAAGCTAGCCTTCAACGTATGAAAACCGATTATATTGATCTTTATCAGGTCCATTGGCCTACACGCGGCTCTATCGCCTTTCGTCAGAATTGGGGCTTTGATGCAACAGGTCAAGATAAGGACAAAACGATTGACGAAATCCATGACATTCTTCGTGGATTGGAAGATGCTGTCAAAGCAGGAAAAGTTCGTGCCGTTGGGCTTTCCAATGAAACAACCTGGGGCACAATGCAGTACCTTCGACTTGCAAAGGAACATAACCTCCCGCGCGTGGCGACAATTCAAAACGAATATAGCCTGCTTTATCGTCATTATGATTTAGATCTTGCGGAAATGTCTCATCATGAAGATATCGGGCTATTGCCTTATAGTCCGCTTGCAACTGGCATTCTGACCGGCAAGTACCAAAATGGTGAAATTCCCGAAGGTTCTCGCCGCTCGATTGAGGCATCACTAGGTGGTCGGTTTACCGCACGCTCTGAAAAAGCTACAGCAAAATATCTTGATCTTGCAAAGGCACACGGACTTGATCCAAGCCAAATGGCGATTGCTTTTTGTAACAGCCGCGCATTTGTCCCTTCTACCATTATCGGCGCGACAAAAATGGATCAGTTGAAAACCTGCATTGGAGCTGGTGGCATGAGCCTATCCGATGAAGTATTGTCAGGAATTGATGATATCAACAGGCACATGCCCTGGACATATTAA
- a CDS encoding HAMP domain-containing methyl-accepting chemotaxis protein yields MDIASPLKASPFSNFNVGTKVALGSGVILVCLLFVATVAHFGLFNANTNFKDYRGLAVQTNQLGRIQASLLSARLYSKEFILKNTDKAAKNVSDRITAAADYINDGHTIFNRPEAREVMIQAKENIATYGSSFNQVTELVTKRNSLVQGLNSVGPKAEKKLTEIMQSAFNDDDAAASFKAGYALRSLLLARLYANRFLIDNDSASADRANKELDTFKSVSQQMLNELQNPKRQELATAVFSLAGEYEQYFEDVVLVINERNGIIHDTLDIVGPKLASDMEDLKLSNKALQDELGPRASKEIDYAVQFTDYASIGTVLAGILLSLLVGRMIAKPIRRITKVMGQLADGDLTVDIPALGQKDEIGKMAQTLLVFKEAARDKMAMLQRQSEDERTRAIKEREEREIEKAEATREIKIVVEELGRNLKKLAEGDLTLEIMNAFPTEFDGLRNDFNHSIEKINDALSQIAQGTGSIKSNAVEMRSSADDLAARTEQQASSLEETSAALEEITATVEETSTRATEAADMAHLAKDDTEKSSLVVSNAVAAMEGIERASGDITNIINVIDEIAFQTNLLALNAGVEAARAGEAGKGFAVVAQEVRELAQRSAEAAKEIKELISRSSTEVASGVSLVKETGQSLNNIAEHVTNINEKISTIATAANEQLEGIKSVNTAVSQMDQVTQQNAAMVEESTAVTHQTAEDVDNLSHMISTFKIRDSSTPMNSEEAA; encoded by the coding sequence ATGGATATTGCATCCCCACTAAAAGCATCCCCTTTTTCTAATTTTAACGTAGGCACAAAAGTTGCACTTGGATCAGGTGTAATTCTCGTATGTCTGCTGTTTGTTGCAACGGTCGCTCATTTTGGCCTTTTCAATGCGAACACTAATTTTAAAGATTATCGCGGATTGGCAGTTCAAACCAATCAACTTGGTCGAATTCAAGCCAGCCTGTTGTCAGCACGTCTGTATTCAAAAGAATTCATCCTAAAAAATACAGACAAAGCGGCAAAAAATGTAAGTGACAGGATCACGGCAGCAGCTGATTACATTAATGATGGACATACAATATTTAATCGTCCGGAAGCTAGAGAGGTAATGATCCAGGCGAAAGAAAACATCGCAACTTATGGATCGTCCTTTAATCAAGTCACAGAATTGGTAACAAAACGAAATTCTCTCGTTCAAGGTTTAAACTCGGTTGGCCCAAAGGCGGAGAAAAAACTTACTGAAATTATGCAAAGTGCGTTTAATGATGATGATGCAGCTGCCAGCTTTAAGGCCGGTTATGCTCTAAGAAGCTTATTGCTTGCACGGCTTTATGCAAATCGATTTTTGATTGATAATGATAGCGCTAGTGCAGACCGAGCGAACAAAGAACTGGATACATTTAAATCTGTTAGTCAACAAATGTTGAACGAACTCCAGAACCCTAAGCGACAGGAACTTGCAACAGCGGTTTTCAGTCTTGCAGGCGAATATGAGCAATATTTTGAAGACGTTGTCCTGGTGATCAATGAGCGCAATGGAATTATTCATGATACTTTGGATATTGTCGGTCCAAAACTCGCCAGTGATATGGAAGATCTGAAGCTCTCAAATAAGGCCTTGCAGGATGAACTTGGGCCGAGGGCTTCAAAAGAGATTGATTACGCCGTTCAGTTTACAGACTATGCCTCAATTGGAACTGTTCTTGCGGGTATATTGTTGTCGCTTCTAGTTGGCCGTATGATTGCAAAGCCGATAAGACGAATTACCAAGGTTATGGGTCAGTTGGCAGATGGTGATTTAACAGTCGATATACCTGCGCTTGGCCAAAAGGACGAGATTGGTAAGATGGCGCAAACGTTGCTTGTATTCAAGGAGGCTGCTCGTGATAAAATGGCCATGTTGCAGCGTCAATCCGAAGATGAGCGTACTCGCGCGATTAAAGAGCGCGAAGAGCGCGAAATTGAAAAAGCAGAAGCAACTCGAGAGATCAAAATCGTTGTCGAAGAACTTGGTCGCAATTTGAAAAAATTAGCCGAAGGTGATCTAACGCTAGAAATTATGAATGCATTTCCTACTGAATTTGATGGTCTTCGAAATGACTTCAACCATTCGATCGAAAAAATCAATGATGCATTGAGCCAAATCGCTCAAGGTACAGGCTCTATTAAAAGTAATGCTGTTGAGATGCGTTCTTCTGCGGATGATTTGGCTGCACGAACCGAGCAGCAGGCCTCTTCTTTGGAAGAGACATCCGCAGCTCTTGAAGAAATAACGGCAACAGTAGAAGAAACCTCTACACGTGCAACAGAAGCAGCTGATATGGCTCATTTGGCAAAGGATGATACTGAAAAATCCAGCCTTGTTGTTTCTAATGCCGTTGCGGCAATGGAAGGCATTGAGAGGGCATCTGGTGATATTACAAACATCATTAATGTGATTGATGAAATTGCTTTCCAAACTAATCTATTGGCACTAAATGCAGGTGTGGAAGCGGCGCGTGCAGGTGAGGCCGGGAAAGGATTTGCCGTTGTTGCGCAGGAAGTTCGGGAGTTAGCTCAGCGTTCAGCAGAAGCTGCTAAGGAAATTAAGGAGTTGATCTCCAGATCCAGTACCGAAGTTGCAAGTGGTGTTAGTTTGGTCAAGGAAACAGGCCAATCTCTTAACAATATTGCCGAGCATGTGACCAATATTAATGAGAAAATCAGCACCATTGCAACGGCTGCCAACGAGCAACTTGAGGGTATAAAAAGCGTCAACACTGCTGTCAGCCAGATGGATCAGGTGACACAACAAAATGCAGCTATGGTGGAAGAATCTACGGCTGTTACGCACCAAACTGCAGAAGATGTGGATAATTTATCTCACATGATCTCGACATTTAAAATAAGAGATAGCTCCACACCTATGAACTCCGAGGAAGCTGCATAA
- a CDS encoding ADP-ribosylglycohydrolase family protein, whose amino-acid sequence MAKSHRISNSLKGALVADAASMGTHWIYDTDRVAKIAKANGGSLAFIPTDEKNYENTKGYFAHANRPKGTNTQYGEVLRTAIMSVLANSGKFNTVNYQEDFAAHFGPGGTYIGYIDYATRGTLANLATEEIDPSGTDDTQLPALSSLPAVVAVDPSSIEAAVRVTNNNDYSVNAGNIFSHLLNAVLNGAELNEALEEASNIGEEEFSDLLKAALASEETDSVAYGQITGRACNLVMSVPLCFHILQNTNSFVNAIEANSLAAGDNAGRAIVIGAIAGAYYGFNNDKGIPQKWADELADADEIFERCDAMGAITN is encoded by the coding sequence ATGGCTAAATCACATCGAATTTCCAACAGTTTGAAGGGTGCTTTAGTTGCTGATGCAGCCTCAATGGGAACACATTGGATTTACGATACAGATCGTGTCGCAAAAATTGCAAAAGCAAATGGCGGTTCGCTTGCTTTTATTCCTACAGATGAAAAAAATTATGAAAACACCAAGGGTTATTTCGCACACGCAAACCGCCCCAAGGGAACAAACACCCAATATGGTGAGGTTTTACGCACAGCAATAATGTCAGTCTTGGCAAATTCCGGCAAATTTAACACAGTAAATTACCAGGAGGATTTTGCAGCGCATTTTGGCCCAGGCGGCACATATATTGGCTATATTGATTACGCAACGCGCGGTACTTTGGCAAACTTGGCGACAGAAGAAATAGACCCTTCCGGCACCGACGACACTCAATTGCCAGCGCTTTCCAGCCTGCCAGCTGTTGTTGCGGTAGATCCTTCTTCTATTGAAGCTGCAGTCCGCGTGACAAATAACAACGACTATTCGGTTAATGCAGGGAACATATTTTCTCATTTGTTAAACGCAGTACTAAATGGTGCTGAACTTAACGAAGCGCTTGAAGAAGCTTCAAATATTGGAGAGGAAGAATTCAGCGACCTTCTTAAGGCTGCTCTTGCGAGCGAAGAAACTGACAGTGTTGCCTACGGTCAAATTACGGGTAGAGCTTGTAATCTTGTTATGTCGGTGCCGCTTTGCTTTCATATTCTTCAAAACACAAATTCATTTGTAAATGCTATTGAAGCTAATAGTCTTGCCGCAGGTGACAATGCTGGCAGAGCCATCGTTATTGGAGCCATTGCAGGTGCTTATTATGGTTTTAACAATGACAAAGGCATTCCGCAAAAATGGGCCGACGAACTGGCCGATGCTGATGAGATTTTTGAACGTTGTGACGCTATGGGTGCAATCACGAACTAA